In Zingiber officinale cultivar Zhangliang chromosome 1A, Zo_v1.1, whole genome shotgun sequence, a genomic segment contains:
- the LOC122004805 gene encoding proline-rich receptor-like protein kinase PERK2, giving the protein MASCAAHLLMTSTVSRRLCRRSITTGRTTHVKPHHPRAATPLLFSSAPKCAGIPPEVPRPPPQELPPYPPDDLPGIDIPPEIIPPPPAQPPLPRTLQPGPDLPRPPMPSPPDHPEVPIPPPHGPEVPTPLPTLLLRHPSPEVVPVTPQEVWPPSAVSFPHYL; this is encoded by the coding sequence ATGGCTTCCTGCGCGGCCCACCTTCTCATGACCTCCACCGTCTCCCGCCGTCTCTGCCGCCGCTCCATCACCACCGGAAGGACAACTCATGTGAAACCGCATCACCCTCGAGCCGCCACGCCACTCCTCTTCTCCTCTGCACCAAAATGCGCAGGCATTCCGCCGGAGGTCCCTCGGCCTCCGCCGCAGGAGCTGCCTCCGTACCCGCCCGACGACCTGCCGGGGATTGACATTCCCCCAGAGATCATCCCACCGCCTCCGGCTCAGCCTCCGCTACCTAGAACTCTTCAGCCGGGACCGGATTTACCGCGGCCGCCCATGCCTTCCCCGCCTGATCATCCCGAGGTGCCGATCCCCCCTCCTCATGGGCCGGAGGTACCAACGCCACTGCCGACCTTGTTACTAAGGCATCCCTCGCCGGAGGTTGTGCCAGTGACGCCGCAGGAGGTTTGGCCGCCCAGTGCTGTTTCCTTCCCGCACTATCTGTAA
- the LOC122004816 gene encoding pollen-specific leucine-rich repeat extensin-like protein 3 gives MGCPLPSDGCQAGLAVASRIWPASRGWPMAGAAWPLSAVAGRRRVVGRLCPASRPWPRLDVGGRGWLPVPSVATFGRGWPRDSAGSSKHIFRRGGRRRRPQDQTNPSPASEPMPPPNQVGPSHVSSPPTSYSPASVPMPPLHRPGPSHVPSTSVSYSPPQVPYPEQLPVHSDPPDSARNSFAEFRNDRAPLVPIEDS, from the exons ATGGGCTGCCCGCTGCCAAGCGATGGCTGTCAGGCGGGCCTAGCAGTGGCTAGCCGAATCTGGCCCGCGTCGCGGGGCTGGCCGATGGCAGGCGCTGCCTGGCCGCTGTCAGCCGTGGCTGGCCGCCGTCGTGTGGTTGGCCGACTCTGCCCCGCGTCGCGTCCCTGGCCTCGATTGGATGTGGGTGGCCGGGGTTGGCTGCCGGTGCCATCGGTGGCTACGTTTGGCCGCGGGTGGCCACGTGACAGTGCCGG GTCATCAAAG catatatttcgacgtggtggaCGTAGACGGCGGCCACAGGACCAGACAAATCCATCACCTGCCAGTGAACCTATGCCACCCCCTAATCAGGTAGGACCATCCCATGTGTCTTCTCCACCGACATCATATTCCcctgccagtgtacctatgccaccccTTCATCGGCCGGGCCCATCTCATGTACCTTCTACATCGGTTTCATATTCGCCGCCGCAAGTACCATACCCAGAGCAGTTACCTGTCCACTCAGATCCTCCTGACTCAGCAAGAaactcatttgctgagtttaggaatgatagagcTCCTTTAGTCCCCATCGAGGACTCGTAA